Proteins encoded together in one Ictidomys tridecemlineatus isolate mIctTri1 chromosome 3, mIctTri1.hap1, whole genome shotgun sequence window:
- the LOC144375703 gene encoding putative vomeronasal receptor-like protein 4, with product MDQCFSYIAIRNAFYPQAGIGISANAILICLHSAAVHVGHKPRITDLPIVHLALTHILMLLTMGLLVSTDIWETQDIPGDFKCKVLVFLNKVMRGLSICTTCVLSVLQAITISPTGSCLSNFKLKNTNPILKLFFFLWVFTMSTYSNLLLYTVSTPNKIQPGLLFITEHCSFLPMKYIHREFFLTLMACRDVFFVGLMVFSSGYMVILLYRHKKQSQNLHNSRFYPKSSPEQRATQSILLLNCCFAVLYCADSIISLTIGLTWTSDAILVCVQMLVANGYGTVSPLVLISADTQITKITQFTCGKKGHLLMKLF from the coding sequence ATGGACCAATGTTTCAGTTATATAGCCATAAGAAATGCGTTTTATCCCCAGGCTGGCATTGGGATCTCAGCAAATGCAATTCTGATTTGCCTCCACAGTGCTGCTGTCCATGTGGGCCACAAGCCTAGGATCACCGACCTCCCCATCGTCCACTTGGCACTAACACACATTCTCATGCTCCTCACCATGGGCCTTTTGGTGTCTACAGACATTTGGGAAACACAGGACATTCCAGGTGACTTCAAATGCAAAGTGCTAGTCTTTCTGAACAAGGTCATGAGGGGACTGTCCATCTGTACCACCTGTGTCCTTAGTGTGCTTCAGGCCATCACCATCAGCCCCACTGGCTCCTGTTTGTCCAACTTCAAACTGAAAAACACAAATCCAATTTTGaagctatttttcttcttatggGTCTTCACCATGTCCACCTATAGCAACCTGCTCCTGTACACTGTGTCCACACCCAATAAGATCCAGCCTGGTCTTCTGTTCATCACTGAACACTGTTCCTTTCTGCCCATGAAGTACATTCACAGGGAATTCTTTCTCACCTTAATGGCATGTAGAGATGTCTTCTTCGTGGGCCTTATGGTTTTTTCCAGTGGGTACATGGTCATTCTCTTGTACAGACACAAAAAGCAGTCCCAGAATCTTCACAATTCCAGGTTCTATCCAAAATCCTCTCCAGAACAAAGGGCCACTCAAAGCATTCTGCTGCTGAACTGCTGCTTTGCTGTCCTGTACTGTGCAGACTCCATCATTTCATTGACCATAGGTTTGACATGGACCAGTGATGCCATCTTGGTATGTGTCCAGATGCTTGTGGCTAATGGCTATGGCACAGTTAGTCCTTTGGTGCTAATCAGTGCTGACactcaaataacaaaaatcacCCAATTTACATGCGGGAAGAAAGGCCACcttttgatgaaacttttctga